A genomic window from Camelina sativa cultivar DH55 chromosome 2, Cs, whole genome shotgun sequence includes:
- the LOC104727228 gene encoding chromosome transmission fidelity protein 8 homolog, which produces MEIRVKCRCGEDECSEWAIVELQGVVETQASFEGSIQNLEIGRLCHTESSQETYTFTVGYHELIGSKVILKKPLLVLKKLQLDDEVSGKTTELEVVGIIRTKILFKTRPKPLISGTN; this is translated from the exons atggagattcGAGTGAAGTGTAGATGTGGAGAAGATGAGTGTAGCGAGTGGGCAATCGTAGAACTCCAAGGAGTTGTCGAGACTCAAGCTTCGTTCGAAGGTTCTATTCAGAATCTCGAGATCGGTCGTCTCTGTCATACCGAATCGTCGCAg GAAACGTACACGTTCACGGTGGGTTACCATGAACTCATAGGCTCTAAAGTGATTCTAAAGAAGCCATTACTGGTTTTGAAGAAGCTTCAGTTGGATGATGAAGTTTCAGGGAAAACAACGGAACTTGAAGTTGTTGGGATTATACGAACTAAGATCTTGTTTAAGACCAGACCTAAGCCTCTCATTTCTG gAACAAACTGA
- the LOC104727237 gene encoding methyl-CpG-binding domain-containing protein 13-like isoform X1: MEGEGISAERRVEIRVRKNGRKDKVIVEKSAAKGLPEGWIKKLEITNRSGRKIRRDPFFIDPKSGYIFQSFKDASRYVKTGDIGHYARKVKESYTEDDDSGNGKTVLCLQSVEKRSADDLLEKEKKIDTHVRESKRRNLSTSDEHSKKCNMNSDLSIVASHVLEDLGEKEVAKDPIEKQPIVKRVTRSQAKASKNEEVVDLKRKNPSSSNAKSAKESVKSRLRSNARSQEPKKESVMKEEEEKGSTEKRITRSKAKVKTKELSNSVARRTSKRLAGIELEPTPELKTRTKVQRIVPPDEQQTPECNKTGTKAQRIIPPDDGTAGKCTDDEQTPECNKIGTKAQRITAPDDGTAGKCKQPVNPVATSGLNETEIPLNKEAAKSYIENRSQKPYAAAAATSNNRVSAEMAVGVKKIRKSVGRKPSVDKKTVKTPPIIYELNPVFHLDGYMQKEEMSPVSPLSCETSASKWEKTAAGKRLGRSSPKAKLTTSVKATETSASRSPNKGKHPYPCDSSNTIQRRNKLGNELSNASVVRGACSEVMEKNTNSFSSAYNSTLADLWKDPCIAFAIKTLTGGESLHLPNTTAISSDPINNHTKQKGVSFIPETPGNVNTCSEKPSEPPVPDIWKDPCIDFAIKTLTGAIPIGLDEPQVKSKSDGMTITTAAVQEQEGRSSNCDHLVQQCNMKNKSVAKGDLCAQSLSKD; this comes from the exons GTTATAGTTGAGAAATCTGCAGCTAAAGGTTTACCTGAAGGATGGATCAAGAAGCTTGAAATAACAAACAGATCAGGCCGTAAAATCAGAAGAGATCCG TTCTTTATTGACCCTAAAAGTGGGTATATCTTTCAATCCTTCAAAGATGCATCACGGTATGTTAAGACTGGCGATATTGGACATTATGCACGTAAGGTGAAGGAAAGCTATACCGAAGATGATGATTCCGGAAATGGAAAGACCGTC CTTTGTCTGCAGTCTGTGGAAAAGAGATCTGCTGATGATTTAttggaaaaggagaaaaagatagATACTCATGTCAGAGAAAGTAAACGGAGAAACTTATCTACTTCTGATGAACATTCCAAGAAGT GTAATATGAATTCTGACTTGAGCATCGTAGCCTCACATGTTCTTGAGGATTTGGGGGAGAAGGAAGTGGCGAAAGATCCTATCGAAAAGCAGCCTATAGTGAAACGGGTTACTAGGAGCCAAGCTAAAGCCAGTAAGAATGAGGAAGTCGTagatttaaaaagaaagaacccGTCTTCATCAAATGCAAAATCAGCAAAAG AGTCTGTAAAATCCAGATTGAGGAGCAATGCAAGGTCACAAGAACCAAAGAAGGAATCTGTtatgaaggaagaagaggaaaaaggtTCTACTGAAAAACGGATTACAAGGAGTAAAGCTAAAGTGAAGACGAAGGAGCTAAGTAATAGTGTAGCCCGGCGAACATCAAAACGATTAGCTGGTATTGAGCTTGAACCAACGCCTGAACTGAAGACAAGAACCAAAGTTCAACGAATAGTACCTCCTGATGAACAACAGACGCCTGAATGTAATAAGACAGGAACCAAAGCTCAACGAATAATACCTCCTGATGATGGCACAGCCGGAAAGTGCACTGATGATGAACAGACGCCTGAATGTAATAAGATAGGAACCAAAGCTCAACGAATAACAGCTCCTGATGATGGCACAGCCGGAAAGTGCAAGCAACCTGTGAATCCTGTTGCTACCAGCGGATTGAACGAGACGGAGATACCCCTCAACAAGGAAGCAGCTAAAAGCTATATTGAAAATCGTTCTCAGAAACCatatgctgctgctgctgctacaaGCAATAATCGTGTGAGTGCAGAAATGGCAGTGGGAGTTAAAAAGATCCGTAAATCAGTAGGCAGAAAGCCTTCTGTAGACAAGAAGACAGTGAAAACACCACCGATTATATATGAACTGAATCCAGTTTTTCATCTTGACGGTTACATGCAGAAGGAAGAAATGTCGCCTGTCTCACCATTGTCTTGCGAAACTTCTGCATCAAAGTGGGAGAAGACAGCAGCAGGCAAAAGACTGGGACGGTCTAGTCCAAAGGCTAAACTTACTACCAGTGTGAAAGCAACGGAGACATCGGCTTCGAGATCACCAAATAAAGGAAAGCATCCATATCCTTGTGATAGTAGTAATACCATTCAAAGGAGAAATAAATTAGGCAACGAGTTATCTAACGCATCTGTCGTAAGAGGCGCTTGCTCAGAAGTGATGGAGAAGAATACCAACAGCTTCTCTTCAGCATATAACTCGACTCTTGCAGATCTTTGGAAAGATCCTTGCATCGCCTTTGCTATCAAAACTCTGACCGGAGGAGAGTCGCTGCATCTTCCCAACACCACAGCAATCTCTTCTGATCCCATTAACAATCATACCAAGCAGAAAGGAGTCTCCTTTATCCCAGAGACTCCTGGTAATGTTAACACATGCTCTGAAAAACCAAGTGAACCCCCAGTTCCGGATATCTGGAAAGACCCGTGTATCGACTTTGCTATAAAAACTCTGACAGGCGCCATCCCAATAGGGTTAGATGAACCACAAGTGAAATCCAAGTCCGACGGAATGACGATAACCACAGCAGCAGTGCAAGAACAGGAAGGTAGGTCAAGCAACTGTGATCATTTGGTTCAACAATGTAACATGAAGAACAAGTCTGTGGCTAAAGGAGACTTGTGTGCACAATCTTTATCTAAGGACTAA
- the LOC104727237 gene encoding methyl-CpG-binding domain-containing protein 13-like isoform X2, with protein MEGEGISAERRVEIRVRKNGRKDKVIVEKSAAKGLPEGWIKKLEITNRSGRKIRRDPFFIDPKSGYIFQSFKDASRYVKTGDIGHYARKVKESYTEDDDSGNGKTVSVEKRSADDLLEKEKKIDTHVRESKRRNLSTSDEHSKKCNMNSDLSIVASHVLEDLGEKEVAKDPIEKQPIVKRVTRSQAKASKNEEVVDLKRKNPSSSNAKSAKESVKSRLRSNARSQEPKKESVMKEEEEKGSTEKRITRSKAKVKTKELSNSVARRTSKRLAGIELEPTPELKTRTKVQRIVPPDEQQTPECNKTGTKAQRIIPPDDGTAGKCTDDEQTPECNKIGTKAQRITAPDDGTAGKCKQPVNPVATSGLNETEIPLNKEAAKSYIENRSQKPYAAAAATSNNRVSAEMAVGVKKIRKSVGRKPSVDKKTVKTPPIIYELNPVFHLDGYMQKEEMSPVSPLSCETSASKWEKTAAGKRLGRSSPKAKLTTSVKATETSASRSPNKGKHPYPCDSSNTIQRRNKLGNELSNASVVRGACSEVMEKNTNSFSSAYNSTLADLWKDPCIAFAIKTLTGGESLHLPNTTAISSDPINNHTKQKGVSFIPETPGNVNTCSEKPSEPPVPDIWKDPCIDFAIKTLTGAIPIGLDEPQVKSKSDGMTITTAAVQEQEGRSSNCDHLVQQCNMKNKSVAKGDLCAQSLSKD; from the exons GTTATAGTTGAGAAATCTGCAGCTAAAGGTTTACCTGAAGGATGGATCAAGAAGCTTGAAATAACAAACAGATCAGGCCGTAAAATCAGAAGAGATCCG TTCTTTATTGACCCTAAAAGTGGGTATATCTTTCAATCCTTCAAAGATGCATCACGGTATGTTAAGACTGGCGATATTGGACATTATGCACGTAAGGTGAAGGAAAGCTATACCGAAGATGATGATTCCGGAAATGGAAAGACCGTC TCTGTGGAAAAGAGATCTGCTGATGATTTAttggaaaaggagaaaaagatagATACTCATGTCAGAGAAAGTAAACGGAGAAACTTATCTACTTCTGATGAACATTCCAAGAAGT GTAATATGAATTCTGACTTGAGCATCGTAGCCTCACATGTTCTTGAGGATTTGGGGGAGAAGGAAGTGGCGAAAGATCCTATCGAAAAGCAGCCTATAGTGAAACGGGTTACTAGGAGCCAAGCTAAAGCCAGTAAGAATGAGGAAGTCGTagatttaaaaagaaagaacccGTCTTCATCAAATGCAAAATCAGCAAAAG AGTCTGTAAAATCCAGATTGAGGAGCAATGCAAGGTCACAAGAACCAAAGAAGGAATCTGTtatgaaggaagaagaggaaaaaggtTCTACTGAAAAACGGATTACAAGGAGTAAAGCTAAAGTGAAGACGAAGGAGCTAAGTAATAGTGTAGCCCGGCGAACATCAAAACGATTAGCTGGTATTGAGCTTGAACCAACGCCTGAACTGAAGACAAGAACCAAAGTTCAACGAATAGTACCTCCTGATGAACAACAGACGCCTGAATGTAATAAGACAGGAACCAAAGCTCAACGAATAATACCTCCTGATGATGGCACAGCCGGAAAGTGCACTGATGATGAACAGACGCCTGAATGTAATAAGATAGGAACCAAAGCTCAACGAATAACAGCTCCTGATGATGGCACAGCCGGAAAGTGCAAGCAACCTGTGAATCCTGTTGCTACCAGCGGATTGAACGAGACGGAGATACCCCTCAACAAGGAAGCAGCTAAAAGCTATATTGAAAATCGTTCTCAGAAACCatatgctgctgctgctgctacaaGCAATAATCGTGTGAGTGCAGAAATGGCAGTGGGAGTTAAAAAGATCCGTAAATCAGTAGGCAGAAAGCCTTCTGTAGACAAGAAGACAGTGAAAACACCACCGATTATATATGAACTGAATCCAGTTTTTCATCTTGACGGTTACATGCAGAAGGAAGAAATGTCGCCTGTCTCACCATTGTCTTGCGAAACTTCTGCATCAAAGTGGGAGAAGACAGCAGCAGGCAAAAGACTGGGACGGTCTAGTCCAAAGGCTAAACTTACTACCAGTGTGAAAGCAACGGAGACATCGGCTTCGAGATCACCAAATAAAGGAAAGCATCCATATCCTTGTGATAGTAGTAATACCATTCAAAGGAGAAATAAATTAGGCAACGAGTTATCTAACGCATCTGTCGTAAGAGGCGCTTGCTCAGAAGTGATGGAGAAGAATACCAACAGCTTCTCTTCAGCATATAACTCGACTCTTGCAGATCTTTGGAAAGATCCTTGCATCGCCTTTGCTATCAAAACTCTGACCGGAGGAGAGTCGCTGCATCTTCCCAACACCACAGCAATCTCTTCTGATCCCATTAACAATCATACCAAGCAGAAAGGAGTCTCCTTTATCCCAGAGACTCCTGGTAATGTTAACACATGCTCTGAAAAACCAAGTGAACCCCCAGTTCCGGATATCTGGAAAGACCCGTGTATCGACTTTGCTATAAAAACTCTGACAGGCGCCATCCCAATAGGGTTAGATGAACCACAAGTGAAATCCAAGTCCGACGGAATGACGATAACCACAGCAGCAGTGCAAGAACAGGAAGGTAGGTCAAGCAACTGTGATCATTTGGTTCAACAATGTAACATGAAGAACAAGTCTGTGGCTAAAGGAGACTTGTGTGCACAATCTTTATCTAAGGACTAA
- the LOC104727218 gene encoding ADP-ribosylation factor-related protein 1-like, translating to MFSLMAGLWSYMFSKTEFHVLILGIDKAGKTTFLEKLKTIYSISEGLPHDRIVPTVGLNIGRIEVSNAKIVFWDLGGQPGLRSIWEKYYEEAHALIYLIDAACPQRFEDSKSALEKALRHEDLQGAPLLILANKQDLPSAVSAEELDRYLDLKKLDERVYMFEAVSGYDGRGIKESIEWLVGVMERSKRTETLRARAGYAPVPNA from the exons ATGTTTTCTCTTATGGCTGGGCTATGGAGTTACATGTTCAGCAAGACTGAGTTCCATGTGCTCATTCTTGGTATCGACAAAGCTGGGAAGacg ACGTTTTTGGAGAAATTGAAGACAATATACTCAATCTCAGAAGGTCTTCCTCATGATCGAATTGTTCCTACTGTTGGGCTTAATATTGGTCGTATTGAAGTCTCCAATGCTAAAATTGTGTTTTGGGACCTGGGAGGTCAG CCTGGTTTACGGTCGATTTGGGAGAAGTATTATGAAGAAGCACATGCATTGATATATTTGATCGATGCCGCTTGCCCACAACGCTTTGAAGATTCAAAATCTGCTCTAG AAAAAGCCCTGCGGCATGAGGATTTGCAAGGAGCCCCTCTTTTGATATTGGCAAACAAGCAA GATCTTCCAAGTGCTGTGTCAGCTGAGGAACTGGACCGGTATCTGGATCTAAAGAAATTGGACGAAAGGGTTTACATGTTTGAAGCAGTTTCTGGATATGATGG GCGAGGAATTAAAGAAAGTATAGAATGGCTGGTTGGAGTGATGGAGAGAAGCAAAAGAACCGAAACATTAAGAGCCCGTGCAGGGTACGCTCCCGTGCCAAATGCATAG